One window of Vitis riparia cultivar Riparia Gloire de Montpellier isolate 1030 chromosome 5, EGFV_Vit.rip_1.0, whole genome shotgun sequence genomic DNA carries:
- the LOC117913827 gene encoding DNA repair protein RAD5B-like, whose product MDCNASEDDGNIRKIRSVSGSDSLESDSLQAFRQCNNDPDAALNFDRDAPPVTVKRTITSTGARILTQIKQEKSDEVEGAEFLHGLKTKIKVKEEPDLNVDGIFEKEVGSNPPQVDRPWALVPHKEIMKMSFDEFLRATGAHVERKDLERSEEAQGHHGLKDKIKVKEELDVGLLGSDSIRSLVKRPPDGFLESYDDFVKPKRTKDEHRKENSQWHPGLKEKIQIKEELDATLLGSDSARNVNSGMRGDSFVQSRNGKVISDGNGRNTQSVPYHNPQKPFNVKKETAQFLPYGNPQKNFNVKQGKIEDRPVTSVLVEDGDFPEEPDWFLVGRTPIIGLSTTKGRKLVDNEIVHFSFPSADLRNKCNSKWVAKAASAASAIVRFSTKRSGEVGRLPMEWTKCIIPLVNSSKVKVLGRCVAAPIILRLMQEIVLYVSFYIHQSVFTEGNKSSWRLDAAPNIDSTVYPLPTLFKLLKIKPFQEAEFTPEELDSRKRKLNLEGDTDEAPSMLPIVKQKKGCQQYPEQNHDEQAISESSLNKLVGAADQYNLEEMESPSTLMCDLRPYQKQALYWMSELEKGSDAEQEPKTLHPCWAAYQICDERASAIYVNIFSGEATTQLPTAIHMARGGILADAMGLGKTVMTIALILARPGRRSSGVHKLLTEAADDTEEAEKNTDSHTKAPLKVKGGTLIVCPMALLSQWKDELETHSKPESISIFIHYGGDRTNDPKVISEHDVVLTTYGVLTSAYKNDENSSIFHRVEWYRVVLDEAHTIKSSKTLSAQAAFALPSHCRWCLTGTPLQNNLEDLYSLLCFLHVEPWCNWAWWYKLIQKPYECGDQRGLRLIKAILRPLMLRRTKDTKDKEGRPILVLPPTDIQVIECEQSEAEHDFYDALFKRSKVRFDQFVEQGRVLHNYASILELLLRLRQCCNHPFLVMSRGDTQQYADLSKLARKFLENNPCSETSNHSIPTRAFVEEVVGGIRRGENTECPICLESADDPVLTPCAHLMCRECLLSSWRTPLSGLCPICRKLLKKTDLITCPSENRFRIDVEKNWKESSKISELLHCLERISQSRIGEKSIVFSQWTSFLDLLEIPLRRRGIGFLRYDGKVVQKQRERILKEFSETEEKMVLLMSLKAGGVGLNLTAASNVFLMDPWWNPAVEEQAIMRIHRIGQERTVRVRRFIVKDTVEERMQQVQARKQRMITGALTDEEVRTARIEELKMLFR is encoded by the exons ATGGATTGCAATGCATCCGAAGACGATGGCAACATCCGAAAGATTAGATCTGTTTCAGGGTCCGATTCGCTCGAATCCGATAGCCTTCAAGCGTTTCGGCAATGCAACAACGACCCAGATGCCGCCCTAAATTTCGACCGTGATGCCCCTCCGGTAACGGTTAAACGGACCATTACAAGTACTGGAGCCAGGATTCTTACTCAGATTAAGCAAGAGAAGTCTGACGAAGTGGAAGGAGCGGAGTTCCTTCATGGGTTGAAAACGAAGATCAAAGTAAAAGAAGAACCCGATTTGAATGTTGACGGGATTTTTGAAAAGGAGGTGGGTTCAAACCCGCCCCAGGTGGATCGGCCTTGGGCGTTGGTGCCTCATAAGGAAATCATGAAAATGTCCTTCGATGAGTTCCTTCGAGCTACGGGTGCCCACGTTGAACGAAAGGACCTTGAACGATCAGAAGAGGCTCAAGGGCATCATGGGTTGAAGGACAAGATCAAAGTAAAGGAAGAACTTGATGTGGGGTTACTCGGTTCAGATAGCATTCGATCATTGGTCAAAAGACCGCCTGATGGATTTCTCGAATCCTATGATGATTTTGTCAAGCCAAAACGTACCAAAGATGAACATCGCAAAGAAAACTCACAATGGCATCCTGGGTTAAAGGAGAAGATCCAAATAAAGGAAGAACTTGATGCGACGTTACTGGGTTCGGATTCTGCCAGAAATGTGAACTCAGGAATGCGGGGTGATAGCTTTGTCCAATCAAGGAACGGAAAAGTTATATCTGATGGCAACGGCCGCAATACTCAAAGTGTTCCTTATCACAATCCTCAGAAACCCTTTAATGTGAAGAAAGAGACAGCTCAATTTCTTCCTTATGGCAATCCTCAGAAAAACTTCAATGTGAAGCAAGGGAAAATTGAGGATAGACCAGTTACTTCTGTTTTGGTGGAGGATGGGGATTTTCCAGAAGAACCAGATTGGTTTTTGGTGGGGAGGACCCCCATTATAGGTCTTTCCACCACCAAAGGGAGGAAATTGGTAGACAATGAGATagtccatttttcttttccttctgcTGATTTGAGAAATAAATGTAACTCAAAATGGGTTGCGAAGGCTGCTTCTGCAGCGTCTGCTATAGTTCGCTTCTCAACCAAACGTTCTGGAGAG GTTGGTAGGCTGCCAATGGAGTGGACAAAGTGCATTATTCCACTGGTAAATTCTTCAAAGGTTAAGGTACTTGGTCGATGTGTAGCTGCACCAATAATTCTTCGATTGATGCAAGAAATAGTGTTGTATGTTag CTTTTATATTCACCAGTCAGTCTTCACTGAGGGGAATAAGTCTTCATGGAGGCTAGATGCGGCCCCAAACATTGACTCCACAGTTTACCCTCTCCCAACTCTGTTCAAACTGCTGAAAATTAAACCATTTCAGGAG GCTGAATTCACCCCAGAGGAACTTGATTCAAGGAAACGTAAACTAAATCTAGAG GGTGATACAGATGAAGCTCCATCAATGTTGCCTAtagtgaaacaaaaaaaggGGTGCCAACAGTATCCTGAACAAAACCATGATGAACAGGCTATCTCAGAATCATCTCTAAATAAGCTTGTTGGGGCTGCAGATCAATATAACTTGGAG GAGATGGAGTCCCCAAGTACACTCATGTGTGATTTAAGGCCCTATCAGAAACAAGCTCTCTACTGGATGTCTGAGTTGGAGAAGGGAAGTGATGCTGAGCAAGAACCAAAAACTCTTCATCCATGCTGGGCTGCCTATCAAATATGTGATGA GAGGGCTTCTGCAATCTATGTGAACATCTTCTCAGGAGAAGCAACTACACAACTACCCACAGCAATACATATGGCAAGAGGAGGA ATTTTAGCAGATGCAATGGGGCTAGGGAAGACTGTGATGACAATTGCCCTAATACTGGCAAGGCCAGGCAGGAGAAGCTCTGGTGTCCATAAACTCCTCACTGAAGCTGCAGATGATACTGAAGAAGCAGAGAAAAATACTGACTCTCACACAAAGGCCCCATTAAAAGTAAAAGGTGGAACTCTTATTGTTTGTCCCATGGCCTTGTTAAGTCAGTGGAAG GATGAGCTGGAAACACATTCAAAGCCAGAaagtatttctatttttatccaTTATGGTGGAGACAGAACCAATGACCCCAAGGTGATATCAGAACATGATGTGGTCTTGACAACATATGGTGTCTTAACTTCAGCTTATAAGAAT GATGAAAATAGCAGCATTTTCCACAGAGTTGAGTGGTATAGGGTGGTGTTAGATGAAGCCCACACTATTAAATCCTCAAAGACCCTCAGTGCTCAGGCTGCTTTTGCATTACCTTCGCATTGCAGGTGGTGCCTGACGGGTACTCCCCTTCAG AATAATTTGGAAGATCTCTACAGCCTCCTATGCTTCTTGCATGTTGAGCCATGGTGTAACTGGGCTTG GTGGTACAAATTGATCCAAAAGCCTTATGAGTGTGGTGATCAGAGAGGGTTGAGGTTAATTAAAGCTATTCTGAGACCGCTAATGCTGAGGAGAACAAAGGACACAAAGGATAAAGAAGGAAG GCCCATACTCGTTCTTCCTCCAACTGACATTCAAGTCATCGAGTGTGAACAATCAGAAGCTGAACATGATTTTTATGATGCCCTTTTCAAGAGATCTAAA GTTCGGTTTGATCAATTTGTTGAACAAGGCAGAGTTCTTCACAACTATGCATCTATCCTTGAGCTACTACTTCGACTGAGGCAGTGCTGCAACCACCCATTTCTTGTTATGAG CCGAGGTGATACACAACAGTATGCAGACTTGAGTAAGCTTGCAAGAAAGTTCCTTGAAAACAATCCTTGTTCTGAAACTTCAAATCACTCCATTCCTACCCGTGCATTTGTTGAAGAGGTCGTTGGGGGAATTAGACGGGGTGAAAATACAGAGTGCCCTATATGCCTAGAGTCTGCAGATGACCCAGTGCTCACACCATGTGCACATCTGATGTGCAGGGAATGCCTACTTTCAAGCTGGAGGACCCCCTTGAGTGGGCTATGCCCAATATGTCGGAAACTGCTAAAAAAAACAGATCTCATAACATGCCCATCAGAAAACCGATTTAGAATTGATGTTGAGAAGAACTGGAAGGAGTCTTCAAAGATCTCTGAACTTTTGCATTGCTTGGAGCGTATTTCCCAGTCAAGAATTGGTGAGAAGAGCATTGTGTTTAGCCAATGGACTTCATTTTTAGATCTCTTGGAGATCCCATTGAGAAGGAGAGGAATTGGATTCTTAAGGTATGATGGAAAAGTGGTTCAGAAACAGAGGGAGAGGATTTTGAAGGAGTTCAGTGAGACTGAAGAGAAAATG GTATTGCTAATGTCACTGAAAGCAGGTGGTGTCGGCTTGAATCTAACAGCAGCCTCCAATGTATTCCTAATG GATCCCTGGTGGAACCCTGCAGTAGAGGAGCAAGCAATAATGCGAATTCACCGCATTGGACAAGAGCGAACAGTTCGTGTCAGAAGATTTATTGTGAAG GACACGGTGGAGGAACGAATGCAGCAAGTGCAAGCAAGGAAACAGCGCATGATCACCGGAGCCCTCACCGATGAGGAAGTCCGAACTGCCAGGATTGAGGAGCTCAAAATGCTGTTCAGATGA
- the LOC117913833 gene encoding enoyl-CoA delta isomerase 2, peroxisomal-like: protein MCTLEQRGNLFFLTLTGDNEHRLGPTLFDSIRSALAQVKSQATPGSALITTAQGKFFSNGLDLAWAQAAGSSSFRDRLSHLLDCFKPIVADLLSLPMPTIAAVSGHAAAAGFMLAISHDYVLMKNDRSVLYMSELDIGLTFPDYFMAMMKSKISDPAARRDVMLRAKKVKAEEAVRMGIVDSAHDSAESTVKAAVLLAEQLSGRKWNGEVYAEIRKAMHPEVCGLLGLSHRAVVAPRL, encoded by the coding sequence ATGTGCACCTTAGAGCAGCGGGGCAATCTCTTCTTCCTAACCCTAACCGGCGACAATGAACACCGACTAGGCCCCACGCTCTTCGACTCCATCAGATCCGCTCTTGCTCAGGTTAAATCCCAAGCCACTCCTGGCTCTGCTCTCATCACCACCGCCCAGGGAAAATTCTTCTCCAACGGCTTGGACCTCGCCTGGGCCCAAGCCGCCGGATCCTCCAGTTTCCGAGACCGTCTCAGCCACTTGCTCGACTGCTTCAAGCCGATCGTCGCTGATTTGCTCTCACTCCCGATGCCCACAATAGCCGCCGTCTCCGGTCACGCCGCCGCCGCCGGATTTATGCTCGCCATCAGCCACGACTACGTTCTCATGAAGAACGACAGAAGCGTGCTGTATATGAGCGAGCTGGACATTGGCCTGACCTTCCCCGACTACTTCATGGCGATGATGAAGTCCAAGATCAGCGATCCGGCTGCAAGACGCGATGTGATGTTGAGAGCAAAAAAGGTGAAAGCGGAGGAGGCAGTGAGGATGGGGATTGTGGATTCGGCGCACGATAGCGCGGAGAGCACGGTGAAGGCTGCGGTGCTTCTGGCGGAGCAGTTGAGCGGTCGTAAATGGAACGGCGAGGTGTATGCTGAGATCAGGAAAGCGATGCATCCCGAAGTATGCGGACTGCTGGGATTGTCTCATAGGGCCGTTGTGGCGCCACGGCTTTGA